The Oryctolagus cuniculus chromosome 12, mOryCun1.1, whole genome shotgun sequence genomic interval TAACCATGGCTAACATCTATTTGACAAACACCAAGAGAATTAGACTACGCAAGGCACACATCATAAGGAAAAACTTTCATTTTTCCCtggtaactttttttcttttaaaaaaatatatcctcAATCAAAATTATGGAGAGATTCTTTAGCTTTTCCTAGTTTAAGACAGATCAGGtgtaatgtaaattttattcttcattatAAGTATCATGCTCTTGGGAGTGAGATGATTGTTTATGGGGCAACACAATTCGTACCTGTTTTTTGTGAGCTTGTATCtttcaagatttcttttattACTACTGTAAGGGTAGAGAGGCAGTATACTGCTTTGTCACTCTCCGGGTATTCAGAAAGATGTTTTTGGCAAAAAGCAATCCAAGAATCACTTAATGGTATCTacagtgagaaaataaaaaaggtgtTTATAATAGGTATCTTCTTTGCAATTACAAATTACTCATGATACATAGTACATATCGAACATTGTTTACTGATTTGTCCAACAAAAGTATGATAATTTGTGGTAAAACAAGAAACAGTCCAATATTCTGTAAGCCACGCCACTCAGTATGCCATAGAATTAAAGGATCAGAAGGAAAGACAGGAGGTTAGCACTGCTATGTGTACTCTGTAAAATGGTGtgctttctttctgttctttatacTTTGGTCCAGTTTTAAAGCTTTCTACTATAAATCATCACttttatattcagaaaaatagttgttttaagaaagaaaaagcaactaTAACTGAAATAAGTGAGCATATGCTTATCTTTATTAGCTAATCAGACGTAGGAAAGAAATCTGATTCTTAAATTGTTACTTTTGTTTTTCACTATGCTGTGAGCCACTctctaaatgtatttatataaaccAGTGAAAAATGGGCTTGGCCAAGATAAAGGTTCTTAAACCTCTTTTGGGGGCAGGGTAGCCTACCTACTATAGACTCCTTGATGTGAAATTCATTCCTCAGGTTAAAAATCTGATTTATTGCtgacactgtggctcaataggctaatcctccacctgcagtgccagcacactgggttctagtcccggttggggcaccggattctgtcctggtcgctcctcttccagtctggctctctattgtggcccgggagtacaatggaggatggcccaagtgcttgggccctgcacccgcatgggagaccaggaggaagcacctggctcctggcttcggatcagcgcagcacgctggccgcagcagccattatggggtgaaccaacggaaaaaggaagacctttctctgtctctctcactgtccactctgcctgtcaaaaaaaaaaaaaaatctgatttattaTGATTTATAATATATTCAAGACTAATCCTTGACAGAAGCCACTATCGCACTATTCCATTCTTACATTTTTGTGGATTGACACATTATTATGTGAGCAAACATATTATTACACATTATCTGCaggatgaaattttaaagaagctATAAAGAAATAATAACCAAATCTGGTAACTTATCTCACCTTTTCTCTCAATTGGAAATACAGAAGCAACGCAAGACACTTTGCGGCCATGTGGGATAACAATTTATCCGAGTTTTGGAACATACAGATCTAtaggaaaacaaatatatttaaccATTACTGCTCAGTGTTTTTAAGCctcttattttaaatatctagGTCTCTGAAAGAAACAACAAGTAGCTTACCAATTTTGAATCGACTTCAGCTGACTGTAAGAGAGTTTTGATTACATCTCTGTACTTCTCCTTCGAGCGGCTCTCGATGCTGATGGAAAACACCCTGGCTAGCATCACTTGGATCACTGTTAACTGAAGGAGCACTGTCTCTCGGGCACTGCTCCTCTGTGAGCTTGTCGTCCAACACAcaggtgctgtggggacaggagcCAGCCTGACGGAGGATGGCTGACGCCTGTCCTGGTCACCACAGGCGTCCGACCACTCTGCGGAGGTGGTGCTGGGGCCGCCTTGACCTGCCACTGCTGGGGTGAGATGACAGATGTAATCATGGCTGTCACTTTCGAGTGTGGCTCCCAGAAGTACTGTCTTGTACAACTGTTCCAAAACTTCACAGGAAGCTAtcattctgacttccaaaatgtATCTCAGGAGAAGGCAGACAACTTCAACTTGTCAATATTCATATCTTAAGAAAAAACATAAATCTGTAAGATGTTTCTTCAGGAAAAcctaaaataggaaaaataactaaaaattacaAGTGTTACACGCATATAAACAAGTGTTTGCATTAAATCACTAAGTCTCCAAGTTAAAGGTCGTGCTGATTGCTGAATTTCTAAAATGGGAAGTAGCAGCAAGGGCGCTCCTTTAGGAAGCAGCAATGGGACGCGTGCTTGCGTACCCTTTAAGAACATAAAGCTCTGTATTCACCACAGCAGACACTTCAGCTTTGCCCTCCCAATTCTCGGGGGGCTGTCAGGGAGTCCCAGCCTTGGCACCGTGACATTGGAGCCAGATGACTTTGTCACAAGGGAGCTGTCGGCAGcgtccccaccctccaccctctaGAAGCCCAAGGTACTCCCGCCTCACCTGCCACACTTTGACAAGCAAAGATGTCCCCTGCGGAGAAAACCTGCCCCAGTTGAGAGCCACTGGCCTAGCTCACTAACCTTCACCTTCAATTCAGATGGAAACCTAAAGTTAGACTGCTATGGGCTCCACCAATATTACGGCTGATGCTGATTAACCTCCAACTCTAGATGCCAATACCAAGAACCCTTGGTCATTACCTAGAACATTAGATGACAATGTATGGGCTGGTCAGGGAGTTTAAAGCAGAGGATACGAGTGATCAATGCCAGGGGAAGAAGCAGGCACTGTGGAGGCTCCCGCGTGAGCAGAGCTCCCTCGATATGCGGTCGGTGGAACATCAGGGCCTCCGGGGAGAGGCTGACCTGGGCCGGGGGGGGGCAGCTCCCGTCCTGCCTCTGAGCTAGCTCACAGCCCTGACAGCACTGCAAACCCCCTCATCTGCAGACACACAAGTGACACCTGCTGCAGACCACGGGGAGAACGGGAAAAGCCAGTGTTGCTGCCATTAGTAAACCCATTTCCTTTCTCCATGGAAGCTCAGTTTCCTTacttcttcctgttttctttcttttctttttttttttttaagatttatttatttatttgaaaggcagaattacagagagacagagcgagagagagagagagagaatcttccatccgctggttctctccccaaatggccacaacagccagagctacgcccatctgaagccaggagcttcttccaggagcttcttgggtgcaggagcccaaggacctgggccatcttctgctgctttcccagaccatagcagggagctggatcagaagagcagcagctgggactcaaaccagtgcccatacgggatgccggcacagcaggcggcggctttacctgctacaccacagcaccggccctccctCACTTCTTTAAAAGAGTATCTGCCTACTTCTCTAATTAATTAATGAGTTAAATAAAATCATTGAGAGACTTTTCCCTTGTGAACTCTCTCATTTCAACAGCCTGGGTAGCTATCTGGTATCCTTTGTCACACCACTGTATTTTGTTTACTACAATAATGTTTTTTCTCAGTAAAACTGATGCTTTAAAATACagtatttgggccggcgccgtggctcactaggctaatcctccgccttgcg includes:
- the LINS1 gene encoding protein Lines homolog 1 isoform X6, which translates into the protein MIASCEVLEQLYKTVLLGATLESDSHDYICHLTPAVAGQGGPSTTSAEWSDACGDQDRRQPSSVRLAPVPTAPVCWTTSSQRSSARETVLLQLTVIQVMLARVFSISIESRSKEKYRDVIKTLLQSAEVDSKLICMFQNSDKLLSHMAAKCLALLLYFQLREKIPLSDSWIAFCQKHLSEYPESDKAVYCLSTLTVVIKEILKDTSSQKTEIIKQLLTPLDTTFEAFYNSVFSQHFERCRDTSKVTNSLMSFLGLLELLTASGVYLQARFACQRVVLLKPSCMLGVMTWPVQAFVKRQLIILIKKCLLCKAGEDLCRGPVPAFLSPGHPADADTLALADAVLRAVDLGLLKKLSARGKPSCFGGDKVQPRGERICAPDYVILRAVSLVLMKSLEVKFQNCTSANEMKVLPLVTDSGDTR